From the genome of Malus sylvestris chromosome 13, drMalSylv7.2, whole genome shotgun sequence:
AGAAGTAATATTTATCAACCCTTGAATTGGCCGTGACGTAGTGGTCTATAGGTCTTCATTTTTTCCTCAAAAAGGCAGGCTTTTAGGCTGTTACCCAGTGATTAAGTAACCACTCTGTCGCAGCCGTATCTGGAAATGGAAGATAAGAAAGAGACcgccaaaccctaaaccctaaactatAAAAGTCAAGTTTGGTGAACCTCGTATCAAAAATCGGACAATTctctacatatatttttttcgcTGGCGAGTTTGTTTGAAGTAATTTCATAAAAACACGTTGAAATTTTCGTTACAAAACAAGTGTTATTTTTTAGAGATCCAGCGAGCTTTTTTCAAATAAGTACTTTCTCATGaagcaattttaatttttttttcagatggCACGAGGACAATAAAGTGGTGGAGATGGAAATCCATCACGATCAAAATCCAAGGAAATTGATAGCGGGTCCAAATGCTATTACATAATATGATTAGGTAGTTGTCAAATTGCTCCACCTCCCAGACTCTCACAATTCTAACTTTCTCAGAAAGTAACGTTAAAGGCAatgcccctaactactaaattATCGATCTGTGTTCATGTTTCGCGTTAGAAACGTGCCCAAACGCGTCATTTCAGTCACAAAAACTGCACATGGCTGCAAATATATttgagttttggtttaatttgggTAAAAGTTGGTGATGACCTAACCCTACATATCATGCAACTACTTATGTGGACTGGTAAAGTAGAAAGGTAAAAGCCCAATCAAAAGCTATAACTGCCTCCAacctaaaataaaagaaagtcaCATGTAAGCCTGACAATTTTTTACACAATCGGTTAATGAATCAAGTCGTTACTGAATCATCTATTAAGAATTCAATAAGATATCATTTGTCATGTCAAGACATTAGACGTGGCAATTTTTTGCATGACTCGTTCACCCGACACGAAACGATACGACCCATAACGAATCAAGTCACCtgttaaaaacacattaagatAACAAGTTTGACACGACACTACCTGTTAAAATAATTAGTATGGCACGAAAACGTCACAAACACGATAAACACGACTCGTTTGCCAGATCTAGCCAGGAGTCGAACAAATTTTTGGATGCATATGACAAAAAATGACATAGTTGTTGGATTATCGGCACAAAACACTCCATCTTCTTGTATTTTAGTCTCTTTCATCTTTTAATCGGACCTCTTTTACCTGGTGCTCTACACAGACATACGAACACAAGAATCTCTTCATTTGTAGCCTAGAAACATAAGCTTCACTTCTCTTCACATCCACCATTACTTGGTTTGTCCTACTAAATACTTTTCATGTCCATTCATTATGGGCACGTACAATTAAATTTAGTTGCGCAATTGTCGACATGGTGTTCGTGTCTTGTAGCATCGAAAGGAAACACATCACATGCTTACCACGAATCATAGCTACAAGCATAGGACGACACCTCCTACTTGCTAGGTTTTGGTTCCACCAGCAAGTCCAAACATGCAAAAACCAATTTCCAAACGCACATCGTGGATCATGATCCGTGACAACATCAGAATAATATGCCACAATTCAAGCTGCAACAGTCTCCTTGGTATTTCGTCAACGCGCTCAAAATATTGTTATGTTTGTTTGAGTGGCATCTGTCTCGCTTTAGGCcgttttattttgtttcgaCACGCCGGTGAAGATACCAACTGTGTAGGGGATATTTATGGCGGGAATGATGCTGGATATGCGGCTATTTTGCCGCCCATTTGTAATGTCAAAGAGAAAAGGTGGCCAAATCGTGGCCGTCACCACTTTGTCTTAAACAAGACTTTTTTGGTCCAAAGTCTTAAAACAAGATTGGGAATGAGAAACGTCACCTTATCATGTTCGTTAGAAAAAATGACTCGTGTTTTTATTGGTAAGCACTTCAAAATTCTCGTTATGTATTTTGCgtattttgttttctaaataTTAAAAGGTAGGAAACAAAAGAATGTAAAATCGTATCAGTTTATGTTTTTCGTATTTATAGTCTGTATGATTCTTAATTCATGACGTGATGGATGTAGGTATGTTTGTAGCAATGTAAAAGTCACACACTTTAAGTATTAAATCCCAATCGTGCGATTTGTTGCCATTTCTACATACGAAacataaattaaagaaaagtcGAAGCCATATAACTAATTTTAGTCTATGAGATGCAGGTGTGACTTTCAAGTCAAACAAAAAGTGAATCTCCTACTTACCGTATCACCAATTTAACTATGCATTAAGTACtcaaacaactaaaaaaaaaatgtttaaaattgAATTTTCGTGAACCATACTTGTATTCTATCAAAGGAATTAATTTGGCTCTTCAATAAACGAGGAGAAGTTCCTCCTCGAGaaactttattattatttcacaaaattttgtatttatgatcagaattattaatattataaattaatttatgtaaaataataataaaatataagataatttaatcataaaatcgtataaaaataaataattaaatacatTAAACGTACTTGGACCTATTTATTAGTTACGATTGATTCTGTAACCGATACTTCGAGGAGAAATTTCTCTTTTAGCTTTCCACTTTGTCGAGGGGCGAAAGAGAATATAATTTTGCGATTGAAGCatcaaaatatacaaaaataaacttagatGCTGGTGCACGTGACACGTGGGGGGTTGCAGGTACACTAAAGTTATAAAAAAACCGGCAACGGTTAGGTCTTCCAATGGGCTTGGGTGGCGAAATCGATGTGAGTTCTCGCGGGAGGCACCGCCTGCgtgaaacaaataaaatattattccaCCATTCCCTAACAACTTGACAACCCAAAGaaacatattttaatttttattaaaatattaaattaacaaaatatCAGTATTTAATCAGAGAGGAAAGATAAGGGAGAGCCGCCGTCgtgcttctctctctcctcctctttctttctctctctagctttgTCATCTGTTGCCCAATACCTAAACCTAATTTCCATCCCCTCTCCGATTTAATTCgaatttaatattattatttttttctctatAAATCTGTTGGACGCTCCCTTCTATTAACCTTGTTTCCTTCCCCGTCCGTCTTCTACCTCTCGCCTAATTTTTGCTTCCTTCTCCCTCTCTGTTGTGATGTCTTTGTAGCAATTAGGGTTTCCTTACACAGGCAAGCCAAGCAGCTCAACTCTTCACCCAACTTCAGGTATTTACATCTATTTTTTGCtgatttttattgttttgtttcaattttgttCGTCGATCTGGTGCTTCTGATTGTAGAGAAATGATTTGGTATCAGTTTATGAATTTTGATCTCTGTCTGCTCAATTGACTGGAAATTTTCAGATTAGATCAGATCTGTTGAGTTCGCATCTAATTAAGCTTGTTTTAGATCGATTAATTTTGATTAACGATTTGTTTGATTAGGTTGTACGACGTCGTTTGCAAGCAAGGAAGAAATGAATCACTGTGCGATTCAGCAAGGAAACGCCCTCTCAGCTTGCGACGACATGAGGACTTGTTCCAGAGACTCGGTAGTTTGTCCCAAACCTCGCCGTTTTGGCCTCCTTAACGTTAACCAGAACGATCCCGTCAGATCTCTCCGATGGCATCTCGGgtaatttcccaatttttcattttttattatatatttgtctATTTTTTATTTCCCCCAAAAGATACTATTCGTCTAGGGTTTCAGATTATgcaattctttttattgttttaaataTCGGTTTTAATTCTTTGTTTGAATGAATTTCAGCCACCAAGCGGAGCTCTATGATTCGAAAGCAGGGTCTGAAATTTTGGACAACATTCTCTCAAAGGTATGTAAAATATTTCCGGATCTGCAgtttttattacaaaacaattaaGAATTAAGCTCATAATTTAGAAATGATTAGCATCtggttcataattattttgttcaTGTTGGATTTTCTGCAGGGATCTTTTGGTGTTGAACAATTATCGTGTACAGAAATAGCCTCGCCGCACCCATTTTTCAGCGGGTCACCGCCGAGCAGAGTAGCTAACCCATTAATTCAGGATGCTAGATTTGGGGATGAGAAACTCACCCCATTGTCACCACTGTCGCCAACCGCTCCCCCAATGGGCCTTTCATCGTCTCCTTCATCATCTGCTAGGAAAGGAGGCTATGCTCGGGCCAGTTTCGGGAGCAAACCAGCAGTGAGGATCGAGGGGTTTGATTGCCTGGACAGGGATCGACGTAATTGCAGTATCCCTACCCTGGCATGAGATCCCAATTCAATCGATGAAGGTACATAGGAACAGACTGAGCTTAAAGTTTGATATAGCCAACCACATTACTTTGATAGCACTGTGaggaaattttgaaattttcagcACGAGAAGAGAACGACGACGATCCTTCTACCTTGTGTATATATGTACGAGGGATTTGTGTAAATGAAATGTGTCAGTGTCGTGTAAGTAAATGAGATGTTAACCAAATAATAAACGGGTTCATCGATCGTGTCTAGGAGTGTTTACGACCCTCTTGTATTGTAAAAAGTAAAAGAGTACTGTGGGAAAATTTTCGTTGTGTTTCCATTTAGGTGTTTCGGAGTTTCATAGAGCGGCTTGCGAAGCGAATCTGTATAAATTGAAGCCGCAGTTGAGTCGATCTAAACAGTCGTTTAGTGTGTAAATAAAGCATTTGTGTTTTAGTCCGTTTCTGTTGTGTATGACATACATTTAATTGCTTTGCATTTCCCTTTCTTGATCCGgttatggttttgttttctgTAACCCGCGTCGCTTGAGCatgtaaaaaaattaggatttaagctcCTGTGCTAAAGTTTGTTAGGATTTATTAGCACTTGAGCTAGCCCCacatattaacaattaaaggagATGTCCGTTTTAACCTAATGTGTACGAAGAGTTTTGTTTTAGCCTAATATGTGCGGTTCATGTGCTAATAATtaacagaaaattaaaggaattttcaattttgggcaTAAATACTAACAAATTTTACCACAGGAGCTTGAATCCTAGTTTTTTCATCACAGGAGTTATCTTCAAACTACCCTATCACCACGGAGACTGTTAATCCAATTAAGCCTTTGTTTTATGGTAATGTAATCTTTTCGTTAATTCACCTTAGATTTATCTAATTActattaaaacaaaattaagtttttaaagAGACTAATGGTATGTTCTACTCTGGAATAGATAAGCTTCAGGCTAATAGTGTTATAAAACTGGGATTTGGATTCCATCCATATTCAAATTGTGGGGATATTAAAGATCCTCACATCTTAATCATTTATCGTGCATCGTGCAGTcataaatcatttgatttttttatttaaaattaaacacaaatattacctgacgaaaattgaccgtacaatgtacgataaacggttaGGATGTAAGGATCTCTAAAATATCCACAAAgtggatccgaagaggatcctcttccataCTGTTGATCTTTGTTCTATGTACATCTAGCAACCACTGACAAACACGGTGAAGGACTAATGAAGGAACGAATTTGGATCTTCTTTGCGAGGATCCCGAAGATCCGTGAATCGTGTCTATTTCTTGTACATCGTGCTGttagttttcgttagatactgtttgtgttcaattttaaataataaaatttaaaataatttctgaccgcacgatgtacgataacgGACACAATACATGGATCCCCATAATCCTCACAAAGATGATCCTTATTATGAAGGCACATGGCACTTCTTTTAAACAATGAAAATGTTATTCCTAACAGTATATATTTAAAGGAAATCTTTAAGAAAGATTTTCATTTCTTTATAAAAATGAGGATTAGTTCGGGTTCATACCATAAatttaacgatccgaaccgtctaatTTTCAAGTTGCCCTTCATAGATTatctttacaaaatattagtcaaatcgAAAATATTTGAGGTatttaattgagttcaaagaaattgacgaacactttgttctctaaaaaacattaaaattttatcgtgataattaaataggcaaatggtttcatATTGAATTGAATGTTTGTAAGGATGGTCTGTGAATCAAAACTTACAAAAGAGACGATTCaaatcgttgaagttcgatgtaaATTGAGTtccacaactaatccccatttttaattaaaaaaaaaatggaaatcctTTATCTTGAAGGGCATGTATATTTATATGGCCATTCATTCATGTGTTTTGGCTAGTCTACTGGATAATCCAATACTTTTCTGgtaaatattttgttataatgtacattttgggatttttctctaaaaaaataCTTGCATCCACCTATACTTTAAAAAAACACATTGTCTATCATTTGCGACTAATGTATTTTTTACAAAAGTTTCATAATCGAATGTGTAGATTTTCTTAATTCTCATTTAATCactatttttagaaaatatcaATCTAATTCAAGACAGTTAGTAATACGTCTGCATCATACAAATATACGGTCTTAGTATTAAATGACATATTGATGATCAATTGTCCACttgttttgcagatttttttataaaaaaattaacaattaagaaaatgaataattttGCTAACGAATTTGTACAATTAAAGTACATTAATCGAAAATAGTAGATTAGATGATGTCCCTCATGGGGTATCCAAGCAAGTATTGTCTTTTGTAACTACTTGTATAATTTTTGTAGTTTTAAGTAAttctataatttttatgttcaaaagaaaaaatactTCTATGATTTTCTTTCGGGTTATGCTAGGGAAATTAACACTCAAGTAATAATCTAATATCAATATCCATAtaatttgatttacaaaatttggtttaaaaatttagtctatCCAACATTACTCTTTTTCTAATCCAAACTTTTGGTACACTCCAGACTTTTAAGCCTTCTCGAGTCAAGGACTTATgctatctccaaccgaatgaagGCCAAATGGCTCCCTTTAGCTCTATAGTCCTGCaggaaattatattttaatgaacagtgctaGGCCATATTTTATACAATCTCCAACCGAGTGGGCCAAAAAGTCATAGACCAAACGTAaccttttgacaaaaaaccatctccaaccgaatgggccaaagggtcataggccaaacataatttattattttaattaaattaatatggttaattaaataaaactaccatattaaaataaggttttcagacatattttgagtgtcacttGTTGCCAAATGAATAAGTCTCtgaatttcttatctttatataatctcaataattttttggataaGATTTCGAGTGACACGTGTCGTCAACGTGAGTAACTCtccagatttcttatctttatgtaatctcaataatttttcaggTAGAATTTTGAGTGACAAGTGTCGCTAAAGTGAGTAACTctccatatttcttatctttatctaatcttaataatttttttgataAGATTTCGAGTGTCACGTGTCAAAATGTAATTGGTTGTGCAAATTTTAGATATGATTTTTATCTACGTGACATTTCTTATCTTCAGTTTTCAATGTTGTAGGAACGatgtaggtatttataggaaaattttttatttttttattttataaatttgtctaaaaaaaattttcaaattccaaCGGTAACCTGACGTTAGCTAGCCATTGCTAGCTGGCGTCATGATGATGCCAGGTAGCCATTGACATTCAAATGGGCTGAGCTGGAAGGCTGACGGAATGTTAAGCTTGACATTCTGGAGCTGGATGGTTGGCAAAATGTCAAACTTGACATTATGGCGCTAGAGGGTTGGCTGGTTGGAAATGGCCAGCCCACTGGCCTGATTAAGGGTTTTGGGCCCGGTGGGACCCATAAGCCTATTGgtctagccctcggttggaaatGGTTTTCGTGTCGTTCCGAGCTATTATTAagcctatgaccctttggcggGGTCGGTTGAAAATGACCTTACATGTCAAGAGATACACAATCATTGTACAGTAAATTTGACTCTGTAAATCTCAATAACATTGAACCTGAACGAAATTTTAAGCCGTAGAAATAAtattaggggtgtgatatccacacatcccattttacttctcacacctttttaattttcaaccgtcgaatcagatgaattgaataagattaacgaacataaattatcaaggagtatatgagaagtaaaataagatATGTAAATATCACGACCTATAATATTATTAACACAAAATGCCACATCTATTGTATCCACACCAGATAAATTACCTACTctcagaccatctccaacccttgggctaaaagccaaattttttagcctggaaaatttagcttttagcccagaaacatcttttctgctccaacccttctaccctaaaattttagcccggaattattaaagaatgaaattagcctaaatttttttcttaaatcaatttttttttaaataaatatgtagattattgtaaattaattttatgaacattttaatctaaaaaaatttaaattccgataaacatttcgcatttagcccgggggggaaagctggggggtgtatttggcccagaaatagcatttgacatttagcctaaaattttagcatgggttggagagtgtttgggagATAATTTGGAGGGTAATTTGACTTTTAGCCcaggattggagatggtctcTCAGCTCTCAAGTTCCCACACATATCACGTTCCTCACtttacttctctctctctccccccgtTGCCCTCGCGGCTCGCCCATTCCcaaaatctctctctcctcaattttttattaattaatcacACGATTCTTTGTTCGCTCTCTTTTTCTGTTGAGCCATTGGCCCTATAAATTCGATGGAGACTCTGCGTTGTCAACCTTCCTTCCTTTCCCATTTCCTTCCTCTCCAACCAAACCCCTTCCCTTTCCCCCCTAATTTTCCATTCCATTTTTCCCACCTGCAACCAAGCAGCTGCTAACTTCTTCACTCAAACTCTAAAGGTAAACTcacatgtctttttttttttttttttaattatgatttttctTGTTTCCATCAAAATCTTCGGTAATTCCAATCTTTGTCTTCGGATCTGGCGTTTTTGAAAACAATCCGACTTCTCCAGATCTCCTTCCTCAATATTTACGCTCAAGTTAATATCCATTTTCTGTTACAATTTATCCAGATCAGATCTGTTAACCTGTCATTTACTATGCTCCATTTTTTGGATttattgcagagagagagatatatatatatatacatatgtatgtatgtattataGTTCCTTCCCTCGAGTTTTTAATTTCGTTTAATTGATTTGCTGGACCAGGTTTTACGTCGTCGTTTTAAACCGAGCGGAAAATGAATCACTGTGGGATACAGCAAGGCAATGCGCTCTCAGCTTGCGAGGACATGAGGTCTTGCTCCAGGGACTCCGTCGTCTGCCCCAAACCTCGCCGCCTCGGCCTCCTCAACGATCCCGTCAG
Proteins encoded in this window:
- the LOC126597804 gene encoding uncharacterized protein LOC126597804, yielding MNHCAIQQGNALSACDDMRTCSRDSVVCPKPRRFGLLNVNQNDPVRSLRWHLGHQAELYDSKAGSEILDNILSKGSFGVEQLSCTEIASPHPFFSGSPPSRVANPLIQDARFGDEKLTPLSPLSPTAPPMGLSSSPSSSARKGGYARASFGSKPAVRIEGFDCLDRDRRNCSIPTLA